Below is a genomic region from Phalacrocorax carbo chromosome 10, bPhaCar2.1, whole genome shotgun sequence.
ccctgccctcccacctgcaccctgccagccccactgcctgcTCTCCCTTGCTTTGCAGTGGAGAACCCGGCGCACTGCGAGTTCCCCCTCCTGCGGGACCTGCTGATCCGGTGAgtgggggacagggcagggggtgccagCATCCTGCAGGGGGGATAGCAGGGTGTGGAGACAGTGACTTGATACTCTTCCcgctgctgccctgggcaggtCACACCTGCAGGACCTGAAAGACGTCACCCACAATGTCCATTATGAGAGCTACCGTGTGCGGCGGCTGAACGAGAGCAACCGGCCAGTGCTGAGCCCTCTCGATGGGCCACCCAGCAAGGGCGAGGGTGGCAGCAACCTCTGAGCCACCACGTCCCCCCCAAAGCTGCCACTGGACCCCCGTGGCAgtgcccatcccctgcccaccAGTGGTTGTGCCTGGACCCTGCCTGGAGTGAGAAGCCCATGCCAGTTTGGGGCGAGGAGCCCCGCAAGAGTGCCTGGCTGCCCCGGGTTGGGTCCCCAGGTCTCTCGTCCCCAAGCTCCGCCATGGGCACAGGCCCTCTAGACCCTGTGCAGCATTAAAGGTCAACCTGGAGCCTTCAGCCTTCGCCATCATCATCCTCCTGTTGGACCCCACCTTCTAACATGCCACCACCTTCCTGTACTTCTCCAGCCACAGGGACCATGGGGCGAGacctcccccccacccaaggGCTGCTGGGGTGCCCAGTGCCAGCACCAGACGGGCACCCTGGGGGAGCGGCAGTGCTGCCGGTGGGGTGCTGGTGGTGCCATGGATGGTCGGGGTGGGCAGGGTGCGGGTCCCCTCCTCATCGTCACCCCACCCACCCTGCCCAGTGACGGCAGCTGGTAAAGCTGGACTTTGAGCCACTTATCGGGTGGCAAAGGTGCCAGGAGGTGAGTGGAGTTGCTGGAAGAGGAGGTGCTGCTCGGAGGAGTGGGGTGGGTCTACACCTGGCTGCTCCCCCCCATGGTACTCCCCTGCTAGGGGCACTTGGCACTGGGtgcagcccccccaaaccctcaggCAGACCCTGCAGGTGCTGCCCCACTGGCTGCTGGCCCCTGCACAGCGTGGGAATAGGGGTGCCGGGGTGGACCCCTCAGTGCTCTGGGGGTGTGTGAAAGGCCCTTTGTGCCTCCCGCTGTGGTGCCAGGACAGTAGCatgcagcagctccctgccccccccaccccagccctgccgcaGGGCTTGGCATTGCCACAAGTGCCAGCACCCTTCGCCTGGCCCCACGTTAATAATCCACCCGCACACACCACTactgccaccagcccccagcagctgccccgGTGAGCTGCGCCTGACAGCGGTGGcagtggcagcagagctgggggtccTTGGCACCGGCGGCTCAGGGGgctggcagctccctgctctttgccccacccctccatcccagcacccagATAAGAGTGGCTGCCGGCAGCACCCGTTTCGTGACGCACAGTGTGGGTGGGAGAGCTGGCCGGGACCATGGCTGTGGTGACAGTGAACCTCCGCACTGTGACCTCCCGGGTGGGCATTGCCCGACTCTTTGCTGTTGTGCTGTCCTGCATTGCCTTCAGCTTGGTGGCTTCCACAAGGCATTTCCAGAGTCACTATGGGACGTGGTGCATGTTCACCTGgtgcttctgctttgctgtgacactgctggtgctggtgctggagctgctgggactCTACCCCAGGCTACCACTCTCCTGGGACGACTTCACCTCGGCTTTCTCCGTGCTGGCGGCATTGATGGTCTTCACCACCTCGGTGGTCTTCCCCTCCACCTTCATCAGCAGCCCCTGCAACAACAGCACGTGTGCCCTGCAGGCTGTGGCCACCGttgcctcctgcctctgcttcctTGCCTACGCCCTCGAGGTGGGACTCACCCGCACCAAGCCAGGGGACATCAGCAGTTTCCTCTCCACCGTGCCTGGGCTCCTCAAGGTATTTGAAGCCTATGTGGCCTGCCTCATCTTCTCCTTGCTGGATATGTCCATGCTGGCTACCCATGATACAAAAGCTGGCCTGCAGTGGTGCGTGGCCGTCTACTCCATCTGTTTCATCATCAccctcatcatcatcatcttcaccATTGGCCGGTGCCTCGCCTACATGCCCTGCCCGCTGGAGAAGATGCTGGTGGGCTACAATGCCCTGGCCCTGGTGATGTACATCACCGCCACCGTCCTCTGGCCCCTCTACAGCTTCAGGCAGACATCTCGCCCCAACCTCTGCGGCACAGACTGCTGGTGGGACAAGCACCTGGGGGTCACCTTCCTCACCATCTTCAACCTCATCGCCTACTTGGTGGACCTGGTCTACTCCACCAGGATGGTCTTCATCAGGGCACCTCCCTAAGGGCTCTGGGTGACCCTAGTGGGGTAAGGGGTGGTGGGACGCAGCTGGATGCTGGTGTCGGTGTGGGGCTGCCAGTGGAGCTGAGGAAGAGGCCAGATGCCTCGGAAAGCTCCTTCTCCCCATGCCggagcacagagctgcagggcGC
It encodes:
- the LOC104042828 gene encoding myeloid-associated differentiation marker homolog, which encodes MAVVTVNLRTVTSRVGIARLFAVVLSCIAFSLVASTRHFQSHYGTWCMFTWCFCFAVTLLVLVLELLGLYPRLPLSWDDFTSAFSVLAALMVFTTSVVFPSTFISSPCNNSTCALQAVATVASCLCFLAYALEVGLTRTKPGDISSFLSTVPGLLKVFEAYVACLIFSLLDMSMLATHDTKAGLQWCVAVYSICFIITLIIIIFTIGRCLAYMPCPLEKMLVGYNALALVMYITATVLWPLYSFRQTSRPNLCGTDCWWDKHLGVTFLTIFNLIAYLVDLVYSTRMVFIRAPP